A part of Fibrobacter sp. UWR4 genomic DNA contains:
- a CDS encoding homocysteine S-methyltransferase family protein — translation MTLREAFESRMMLLDGGMGSVIQTYGIKGANNDMLSIERPDVILDIQRRYVDAGVDVLTTNTFSSQRVSQHEYHQEHRIAEMNRASVKIAKQAAAEAMEKYGRKVYIAGDVGPTSKMLSMSDDVNDPANRAITFDELEDAYLEQIQVLVEEDVDAILIETIFDTLNAKAAASACMKVFDKRKADAAARGEDPAALKPIEIMFSMTVSDASGRTLSGQTVEAFAISVMHAKPLSIGLNCGLGADGMIPYLRRMGKLAPCYISCHPNAGLPNQFGGYDDTPEDMVRLMQPYMDEHLVNMVGGCCGTTPEHIAAMRKMLDALPSDYERRKPAPAFVTSPLLRLAGLEPLMVNQVRPSNGADNCNAEDFVMVGERCNVAGSKKFLRLINEKNYEEALDIARKQVEDGAQVVDVNMDDGLLDAKQEMRTFLNLLASDPAISRVPIMVDSSRFEVIEEGLKCAQGKCIVNSISLKMGEEAFIEHAMTVKRLGAAVIVMLFDEEGQATNYDRRVSIASRAYKLITEKCGFDPSDIIFDPNVLTVATGMAEHNAYAHDFIRACRWIIDNLPGVRISGGLSNLSFAFRGNNYLREAMHSTMLHLATPNGMGMAIMNPAAAVEYKSIPMELRMAITEVLLNTHPESSEELIEIASRMNEAAAKAKETGAKYDPKAIFALSAGAGAVSAGDSGNTAVAVQTTPEQRLQEALLKGTSTTLQPDLMELINRGDSPVSIISGPLMDGMNEVGRLFGEGKMFLPQVVKTARTMKKAVEILQPYIEAGKEEGAASRGKIVIATVKGDVHDIGKNIVSVIMACNGFEMVDLGVMVPEDVIVNAAIEHKADIVSLSGLITPSLEEMCTVAIKMQEAGLRIPIIVGGATTSPTHTAVKIAPCYDGPVFHVRDAASNPGLAQKLLDPATREATIEENRKEQQRIRDEQSGKVAAKAEAMAAAEKTPVERRFACDWSKYSPVQPPFFGESKLPPISLDRVIPLISWEYFFYTWKVKADCEEAQKLRADAETLLDTLNKPEYSLRAVQAFYPAAGTETAVLFNTGRTGTAEDIVEINTARQQNPEGTCLALCDYVAPADAKTDSVYASMVGDRAFRDIVGAFAVTVSDAFVKRLEKLKAEQGGSDYDVLLMQTVADRLAEAGAEYLSRELDKNCNWKGIRPAVGYPVLPNIKEIFNVAKLIDFDSVGISLTENGAMYPQASVSGLYISHPEIEYFNVKVN, via the coding sequence ATGACTCTTCGCGAAGCTTTTGAAAGTAGGATGATGTTGCTGGATGGCGGTATGGGTTCTGTCATTCAGACTTATGGCATTAAAGGTGCCAACAACGACATGCTTTCCATTGAACGTCCGGACGTGATTCTGGATATTCAGCGCCGCTATGTGGATGCGGGCGTGGATGTATTGACTACGAATACGTTCTCCAGTCAGCGAGTGAGTCAGCACGAATACCATCAGGAACATCGCATTGCCGAGATGAATCGTGCTTCCGTAAAGATTGCCAAGCAGGCAGCTGCAGAAGCCATGGAAAAATACGGACGTAAGGTTTATATTGCAGGTGACGTGGGTCCCACCAGCAAGATGCTTTCCATGAGCGATGATGTTAATGATCCTGCAAATCGCGCCATTACGTTTGACGAACTGGAAGACGCTTACCTGGAACAGATCCAGGTTCTCGTTGAAGAAGATGTGGATGCAATCCTTATTGAAACCATTTTCGATACCTTGAATGCAAAGGCTGCAGCAAGTGCCTGCATGAAGGTTTTTGATAAGCGAAAGGCTGACGCTGCTGCAAGAGGCGAAGATCCTGCTGCCCTTAAGCCAATCGAAATCATGTTCTCCATGACGGTAAGCGATGCCTCTGGCCGTACCCTTTCTGGTCAGACGGTAGAAGCCTTTGCCATTAGCGTGATGCATGCGAAACCTTTGTCCATTGGCTTGAATTGCGGTCTCGGTGCCGACGGAATGATTCCGTATCTTCGCCGTATGGGAAAACTTGCCCCCTGCTACATCAGCTGCCATCCTAACGCTGGCCTGCCCAACCAGTTTGGCGGTTATGACGATACCCCGGAAGATATGGTTCGCCTGATGCAGCCTTATATGGATGAACATCTGGTGAATATGGTGGGCGGTTGCTGCGGTACCACTCCGGAACATATCGCTGCCATGCGTAAAATGCTGGATGCCCTGCCTTCCGATTATGAACGTCGTAAGCCTGCTCCCGCATTTGTCACCTCTCCGCTGCTTCGCCTGGCGGGGCTGGAACCTCTGATGGTAAATCAGGTTCGCCCCAGTAATGGTGCGGACAACTGCAATGCGGAAGATTTCGTGATGGTGGGCGAACGCTGTAACGTGGCCGGCTCCAAGAAGTTCCTCCGTCTCATTAACGAGAAGAACTACGAAGAAGCTTTGGATATTGCCCGTAAGCAGGTGGAAGATGGTGCCCAGGTGGTGGACGTCAATATGGACGACGGCCTCCTGGATGCAAAGCAGGAAATGCGAACCTTCCTGAACTTGCTTGCTTCCGACCCGGCAATCAGTCGCGTGCCTATCATGGTGGACAGTTCCCGCTTCGAAGTCATCGAAGAAGGCCTGAAGTGCGCTCAGGGTAAGTGTATCGTGAACTCCATCTCCCTAAAGATGGGTGAGGAAGCCTTCATTGAACATGCCATGACCGTGAAACGTTTGGGCGCTGCAGTCATTGTGATGCTCTTTGACGAAGAAGGGCAGGCTACCAATTACGACCGACGCGTGTCTATTGCGTCTCGTGCTTATAAGCTCATTACGGAAAAGTGTGGCTTTGATCCTTCGGATATTATTTTTGACCCCAACGTCTTGACGGTCGCTACCGGCATGGCGGAACACAATGCCTATGCTCACGACTTTATCCGCGCTTGCCGCTGGATTATTGACAACCTGCCGGGCGTCCGCATTTCTGGCGGTCTTTCCAACTTGAGTTTTGCCTTCCGCGGAAACAATTACCTCCGCGAAGCCATGCACTCTACCATGTTGCATTTGGCAACTCCCAATGGCATGGGCATGGCCATCATGAACCCTGCTGCGGCCGTGGAATACAAGTCCATTCCTATGGAACTTCGCATGGCTATTACGGAAGTGCTGTTGAATACACATCCGGAATCTAGTGAAGAACTGATTGAAATTGCAAGCCGCATGAACGAGGCTGCCGCAAAGGCGAAGGAAACTGGGGCGAAGTACGATCCTAAGGCCATTTTTGCGTTAAGTGCTGGTGCAGGTGCAGTAAGTGCTGGGGACTCCGGCAACACAGCCGTTGCCGTCCAGACCACTCCGGAACAACGCTTGCAGGAAGCTCTCCTGAAGGGAACTTCAACCACTCTTCAGCCGGATCTGATGGAACTGATTAACCGCGGTGACAGTCCTGTGAGTATTATTTCCGGACCTTTGATGGATGGCATGAATGAAGTGGGCCGTCTTTTCGGTGAAGGTAAGATGTTCCTCCCGCAGGTGGTGAAAACTGCGCGAACCATGAAGAAGGCTGTGGAAATTTTACAGCCCTACATCGAAGCCGGCAAGGAAGAAGGTGCAGCCTCCCGCGGAAAGATCGTTATCGCCACCGTTAAAGGTGACGTTCATGATATTGGCAAGAATATTGTCTCCGTCATCATGGCCTGTAATGGTTTCGAGATGGTGGATTTAGGCGTGATGGTTCCTGAAGATGTAATCGTAAATGCAGCCATTGAACATAAGGCTGACATAGTAAGTCTTTCCGGCCTGATTACGCCTTCTCTGGAAGAAATGTGCACGGTTGCAATCAAGATGCAGGAAGCGGGACTTCGCATTCCCATTATTGTAGGTGGCGCTACCACATCTCCCACACATACTGCTGTAAAGATAGCTCCTTGCTACGACGGTCCCGTGTTCCATGTTCGTGACGCCGCAAGCAATCCTGGCCTGGCCCAGAAACTTCTGGATCCTGCAACCCGCGAAGCCACTATCGAAGAAAACCGCAAGGAACAGCAGCGAATCCGCGACGAACAATCTGGCAAGGTTGCTGCAAAGGCGGAAGCCATGGCCGCTGCAGAAAAGACTCCCGTGGAACGTCGCTTCGCTTGCGACTGGTCCAAGTATAGTCCGGTACAGCCTCCCTTCTTTGGGGAAAGTAAACTGCCGCCCATTTCCCTGGATAGGGTCATCCCTCTCATTAGCTGGGAATACTTCTTCTATACCTGGAAGGTAAAGGCTGATTGCGAAGAAGCTCAGAAGCTCCGCGCCGACGCCGAGACGCTTCTCGATACCCTCAATAAGCCGGAATACAGCCTCCGCGCAGTACAGGCGTTTTATCCTGCCGCCGGTACCGAAACTGCAGTCCTTTTCAACACGGGCCGCACAGGCACCGCCGAAGACATTGTGGAAATCAATACCGCCCGTCAGCAGAATCCGGAAGGAACATGCCTTGCCCTCTGTGATTATGTGGCTCCCGCCGATGCCAAGACCGATAGCGTTTACGCTTCGATGGTGGGGGACAGGGCTTTCCGCGATATTGTGGGTGCCTTTGCTGTTACCGTCAGCGATGCCTTCGTGAAACGTCTTGAAAAGCTGAAGGCTGAACAAGGTGGCAGTGACTACGATGTTCTCTTGATGCAGACGGTAGCGGATCGCCTTGCGGAAGCGGGCGCAGAGTACTTGAGTCGTGAACTGGATAAGAACTGTAACTGGAAGGGTATCCGTCCGGCTGTGGGTTATCCGGTGCTTCCCAACATCAAGGAAATCTTCAACGTGGCAAAGCTTATCGATTTCGACAGTGTAGGCATTAGCCTTACTGAAAACGGCGCTATGTACCCGCAGGCTTCTGTTAGCGGCCTCTACATCAGCCATCCGGAAATCGAATATTTCAACGTGAAGGTGAACTAG
- a CDS encoding lauroyl acyltransferase, which yields MNKSGMKYVFYKALLHALFYLPDRIYEDLFNKAYPVYKALHKDRAHGRVVQHLKNAVAANPSSVLKKTTPRSVFRGIYWNAIDSYRGLARMPEVTDRVVFENPEIIREALRHGPIAAISIHQGSFELLHRSLCHFSNNVHLVTDTLRNGELRKVIQELRSDPCLTEYSPDHSRELIRNLFKSDGILAMVFDQGKNTKGNKVQLFGQDSTLFLRLPQLVNQMGAGIVTFRTFTKGGLRGKIVIRFETYYPPRYDSMKKASDTPLVESIAKEVETWIAEHPSQWSWNYHGNFKA from the coding sequence ATGAATAAGAGCGGTATGAAATACGTCTTCTATAAGGCGCTACTTCATGCCCTTTTTTATTTGCCGGACCGAATCTACGAGGATTTATTCAACAAGGCCTACCCCGTCTACAAGGCCCTCCATAAGGACCGAGCCCACGGTCGCGTTGTACAGCACCTGAAAAATGCGGTTGCAGCAAACCCTAGTTCCGTACTGAAGAAAACCACACCCCGCAGCGTTTTCCGAGGAATCTACTGGAACGCCATCGATTCCTACCGAGGCCTCGCCCGCATGCCCGAAGTAACGGACCGAGTCGTTTTTGAAAATCCCGAAATCATTCGAGAAGCATTGCGACATGGTCCTATTGCAGCCATAAGTATCCATCAAGGATCCTTCGAGTTGCTGCACCGTAGCCTGTGTCATTTCAGCAATAATGTCCATCTGGTAACGGACACCCTAAGGAACGGCGAGCTAAGGAAGGTCATACAGGAACTTCGTAGCGATCCTTGCCTGACAGAATACAGTCCCGACCATTCCCGTGAATTGATTCGCAATTTATTCAAGTCGGATGGCATTCTCGCCATGGTATTCGACCAGGGGAAAAATACCAAGGGAAACAAGGTCCAGCTTTTTGGACAAGACTCTACCCTATTCCTGAGATTGCCCCAACTGGTAAACCAGATGGGGGCAGGAATCGTTACCTTCAGGACCTTTACGAAGGGAGGCCTGCGGGGAAAGATCGTCATCCGTTTCGAGACGTACTATCCACCAAGATACGACTCCATGAAAAAAGCAAGCGATACTCCCCTGGTGGAAAGTATCGCTAAAGAAGTTGAAACCTGGATTGCCGAACATCCATCCCAATGGAGCTGGAACTACCACGGCAATTTTAAGGCATAA
- a CDS encoding UTP--glucose-1-phosphate uridylyltransferase, producing MIEKLVAAGQGDLAYYLESLSGDARKSLERDIASQDWEELKALHAEKSTASLSDNVSSDLKPMPFKIGADDLRYEFWKETGEILLGKGQVAAFLVAGGQGSRLGFEGPKGMFDIGLPSHKSLFQLQAERLQNLAAQVGHAIPWCIMTSPLNHEATVNFFTENNFFGMDRTNIRFFEQGTICALTPDGKAVLDGEDHLALVPDGNGGCFRALAQSGTLAWLIERGVRYVFLYSVDNALCRVCDPAFIGALASEGRSMSASKVVHKANASEKVGIFAFQNKKPGVVEYSDLPEEYRDMTNPDGSLTFDGGNIAIHLFKIEGLRKLQTSKLPWHTARKTVCGIEKCWKFEQFLFDAFPQLGSMMPFGVIREEEFSPVKNAEGNDSPKTARTMIGKLHREWLRKAHVEVNENKLYEISPTLSYAGENLSRRVFERELGKSILEFDEE from the coding sequence ATGATTGAAAAGTTGGTTGCAGCGGGTCAAGGAGACTTGGCTTACTATTTGGAAAGCTTAAGCGGTGACGCTCGTAAGAGTTTGGAACGTGATATCGCCAGTCAGGACTGGGAGGAGCTGAAGGCCCTTCATGCAGAAAAGTCCACCGCAAGCCTGTCCGACAATGTTTCTTCTGACTTGAAGCCTATGCCTTTCAAGATCGGTGCAGATGACCTGCGCTATGAATTCTGGAAGGAGACGGGGGAAATTCTTTTGGGTAAGGGCCAGGTAGCTGCATTCCTGGTTGCCGGTGGTCAAGGTTCCCGTCTGGGATTTGAAGGTCCCAAGGGCATGTTCGACATCGGTCTCCCCAGCCACAAGAGCCTTTTCCAGCTCCAGGCAGAACGTCTCCAGAACCTGGCCGCCCAGGTGGGACACGCCATTCCCTGGTGCATTATGACAAGCCCCCTGAATCACGAGGCCACCGTCAATTTCTTTACCGAAAATAACTTCTTCGGTATGGACCGCACCAACATTCGCTTTTTTGAACAGGGCACCATCTGCGCCTTGACTCCCGACGGAAAGGCAGTCCTTGATGGAGAAGACCATCTGGCCCTGGTACCGGACGGAAACGGCGGTTGCTTTAGAGCTTTGGCCCAGAGCGGAACTTTGGCTTGGCTGATTGAACGTGGCGTCCGCTACGTGTTCCTGTACAGCGTGGACAACGCCCTCTGCCGCGTTTGCGACCCGGCATTTATTGGAGCCCTTGCCAGCGAAGGACGCAGCATGAGTGCATCCAAGGTGGTCCATAAGGCTAACGCAAGCGAAAAGGTGGGTATTTTCGCTTTCCAGAACAAGAAGCCCGGCGTGGTGGAATACAGCGACCTTCCAGAAGAATATCGCGATATGACCAATCCCGACGGAAGCCTTACTTTTGACGGCGGAAACATCGCTATTCACCTGTTCAAGATCGAGGGTTTGCGCAAGTTGCAGACCAGCAAGCTCCCGTGGCACACCGCCCGCAAGACCGTTTGCGGTATTGAAAAGTGCTGGAAGTTTGAACAGTTCCTCTTTGACGCATTCCCGCAGCTGGGTTCCATGATGCCCTTCGGCGTGATCCGTGAAGAGGAATTCAGCCCGGTGAAAAATGCCGAAGGTAACGACAGCCCGAAAACGGCACGTACCATGATTGGCAAGCTTCATCGTGAATGGCTCCGTAAGGCTCATGTAGAAGTGAACGAAAACAAGCTTTACGAAATCTCCCCCACTTTGAGCTACGCTGGCGAAAACCTTTCCCGTCGCGTATTCGAGCGAGAACTGGGCAAGAGCATTCTGGAATTCGACGAAGAGTAA
- a CDS encoding phospho-N-acetylmuramoyl-pentapeptide-transferase, producing MLCQWLFHFTNIELFDGRLFRAGVAAMLSIIMVLFFMPKYIRLLQGLDATSDFDKDGSKKSPPIMGGLLLVIVVEIVSLLVCKMNGYTISTLVVLGAFSAVGAIDDIAKVRAKRMVMQGKLKAADYMDKADGISSSLRLFLYFLFSLVVAIFCYKFIPELQGKLTVPFFPHDVFQIHLPNWIFVGFMTFVIAASANGTNFTDGLDSLVSVPILTSMVFVGLVAYVSGNFIFSQYLSVPYLPGCDELFPLAMSIAGSLLAYLWFNSPPAEIYMGDAGSVGFGAAIGIMFILVQAGLFYPIVCVIIIAEACSVLLQILWFKVTKKATGTGKRIFLCAPLHHHYQKKWDGRFPSKPLMNSKIVWRMHLVSIFALIVSMVIFFGIR from the coding sequence ATGCTTTGTCAGTGGCTTTTCCATTTTACAAACATTGAACTTTTTGACGGCCGTCTGTTCCGCGCAGGCGTTGCCGCCATGCTTTCTATCATCATGGTCCTGTTCTTCATGCCTAAATATATTAGGCTGCTCCAGGGATTAGACGCAACCAGCGACTTCGACAAGGATGGATCCAAGAAATCACCTCCCATTATGGGCGGCCTACTTTTGGTCATCGTCGTAGAAATTGTCTCCCTCCTGGTATGCAAAATGAACGGCTATACAATTTCTACCCTAGTGGTGCTGGGAGCTTTCTCCGCCGTAGGCGCCATTGACGACATCGCCAAGGTTCGCGCCAAGCGCATGGTCATGCAGGGCAAGCTGAAGGCCGCAGACTATATGGACAAGGCCGACGGCATTTCCAGTTCCCTCCGTCTGTTCCTCTACTTCCTCTTTAGCTTAGTGGTGGCTATTTTCTGCTACAAGTTCATTCCTGAACTTCAGGGCAAGTTGACTGTACCTTTCTTCCCCCACGACGTTTTCCAGATTCATCTGCCTAACTGGATTTTCGTAGGATTCATGACTTTCGTGATTGCGGCTTCTGCCAATGGAACGAACTTTACGGACGGTCTGGACAGTCTTGTTTCCGTACCTATTTTGACAAGTATGGTGTTTGTAGGCCTAGTGGCTTACGTCAGCGGCAACTTCATTTTCAGCCAGTACCTCAGCGTACCCTACTTGCCAGGCTGCGATGAACTGTTCCCCTTGGCCATGTCCATTGCAGGTTCCCTGCTTGCCTACCTGTGGTTCAACAGCCCTCCTGCAGAAATCTACATGGGTGACGCTGGTTCTGTCGGCTTCGGTGCCGCCATCGGCATTATGTTCATCCTGGTTCAGGCAGGTCTTTTCTACCCCATCGTCTGCGTCATCATCATTGCAGAAGCATGCTCTGTACTGCTCCAGATTTTGTGGTTCAAGGTGACCAAGAAGGCTACAGGAACCGGAAAGCGCATTTTCCTCTGCGCCCCCCTCCACCACCACTACCAGAAAAAGTGGGATGGTCGATTCCCCAGCAAGCCCCTGATGAACTCCAAGATTGTATGGAGAATGCATCTAGTCAGCATCTTCGCGCTGATTGTTTCCATGGTGATTTTCTTTGGCATTAGGTAG
- a CDS encoding HAD family hydrolase, with protein MKILFSDLDGTLLADDKTIPQENIQAIDEMLAKGHKFVITTGRPLASAKILAKKYGFYKPGFFLVSFNGGLIFDCAAEQPILTRPISVEEVKSIMDAAFSRGFHAHTYAGDLVVSEHETEQLKTYCKQMQMDYVVVKDIREYFGEFINVVIKPPIKVNIITPGDHSTLLDFRSEMRKNTEGKLFDVFSKPEMLEFSHLLSNKGDAVRFMSEYFNVPLEQTIACGDEENDCPMILAAGLGVSMSNGSEIAKKSAKYVTERDNNHGGVAEVIRKFVL; from the coding sequence ATGAAGATTCTTTTCTCGGATTTGGACGGCACTCTTCTGGCGGATGACAAGACCATCCCTCAAGAGAATATACAGGCTATTGACGAAATGCTTGCCAAGGGCCACAAGTTCGTCATTACCACAGGTCGCCCTCTGGCCAGCGCCAAGATTCTGGCCAAGAAGTATGGCTTCTACAAGCCGGGCTTTTTCCTGGTCAGTTTTAACGGCGGCTTAATCTTTGACTGCGCTGCAGAACAGCCTATTCTTACCCGTCCCATCTCGGTGGAAGAGGTCAAGTCCATTATGGATGCTGCCTTTTCCCGCGGTTTCCATGCCCACACTTACGCTGGGGATCTGGTGGTCTCCGAACACGAAACGGAACAGCTAAAAACCTACTGCAAGCAAATGCAAATGGATTACGTTGTTGTAAAGGATATTCGGGAATATTTCGGCGAGTTCATCAACGTGGTCATCAAGCCACCCATTAAGGTGAATATCATTACCCCGGGGGATCATTCCACCCTTCTGGATTTCCGCTCCGAAATGCGTAAAAACACCGAAGGAAAACTGTTTGACGTGTTCAGTAAGCCTGAAATGCTGGAATTTTCACACTTGTTGTCCAACAAGGGGGATGCCGTTCGCTTCATGAGCGAGTATTTTAACGTTCCCCTGGAGCAAACGATCGCCTGTGGCGACGAGGAAAACGATTGCCCCATGATTTTGGCTGCAGGTCTAGGCGTTTCCATGTCCAATGGTTCCGAGATTGCGAAAAAATCCGCAAAATACGTGACGGAACGGGATAACAACCATGGCGGGGTCGCGGAAGTTATCCGGAAATTTGTTCTGTAA
- a CDS encoding NPCBM/NEW2 domain-containing protein produces the protein MNKLKDFLANNFDKKTVLTSFGLTLVVLVVAFLIFEFSSVPFARRIDIQLGYYSILLTFILLLVGVGLNIPFISKNLKGFLPSGKSICVLAVVTLIFSVFMFNNIGNTHRVLSDETSWESMGLQMYFQHSGGICNEGEWLDGKLNCVTEVNNFKGKALGFVYSLLFNVAKPNRDTALLVNYPFYVFSLFFFFLALAQWFKRKKWVDVPTSPVGGKLTTEKKLQMVPNEGAALAAAVFLGGMPIYLLQARSASTEVLYIFLLSALMAWYAFVPANKVTWKHFLLTVPLLGFFAQTRQETVFAFIPFALYYHKYFLEKFYRLPAFVAAVVFVSWPSVNTMAAYRGYDFQGGEHAAHSLDNFIFNMKTNLEVMMNLDKDPAFGGIMQNPFYTSFTVILLIATVWLLIRTIVWRKYWRGLVLGLAFCIQIFVILLNVSGTFTIDINQRYVLVALPLFALIMALGLYDALQFATKMRVDAAGNIVAVVACLLSLGLMVYHGDSFRNNMLYYRNKLLAEEDYLDRALENYPENSIFIYARPWQMLASGHSSYSERTFIGWDLETFAQKMRTSGGNIYVVRGQDGYGELNRKSRVVGFKTTDQMDEILKDYKHERVLWEPRLFGYPLAMYKINAKRGVSDYQQKFYVSDMENNAFVVNKNFPEGLSCTYSLNGELQEDLHLTLDVDTLNLDSTKIVKGMNRTNIDCLMPDSDTLHVIKDFFVNGEGVLLLSELRMSGFTQDWGEPQVNTTVEHRRLTLNGTAYRYGIGSHANSSLVYRLPSPFKTFHGTIGLDDESVCGDGASFIVAGDGRELFRSKRMYSMDVQNIDVDISGVNVLELRIDMGGDKDCDHGDWANIWLEAR, from the coding sequence ATGAATAAATTGAAGGATTTTCTCGCGAATAATTTTGACAAAAAGACGGTTTTGACCTCTTTTGGTCTTACTTTGGTGGTTCTTGTTGTCGCTTTTTTAATTTTTGAGTTCTCCTCGGTACCTTTTGCCCGTCGAATCGATATTCAACTGGGGTATTATTCCATCCTTCTTACGTTTATTCTTCTGCTGGTGGGTGTAGGACTTAACATCCCCTTCATTTCCAAAAATCTCAAGGGGTTCCTGCCCAGCGGCAAATCCATTTGTGTCCTTGCCGTTGTGACCCTGATTTTCTCCGTATTCATGTTCAACAATATCGGCAATACCCACCGAGTCCTCAGCGATGAAACCAGCTGGGAGTCCATGGGCTTGCAGATGTATTTCCAGCATTCTGGCGGTATCTGTAACGAAGGTGAATGGCTGGATGGCAAGCTGAACTGCGTGACGGAAGTGAACAACTTCAAGGGCAAGGCTCTTGGCTTTGTCTATTCCTTGCTGTTCAACGTGGCGAAGCCTAATCGCGATACGGCCTTGCTGGTGAACTACCCGTTCTACGTGTTCAGCCTGTTCTTCTTCTTCCTGGCGCTTGCCCAGTGGTTTAAGCGGAAGAAGTGGGTCGACGTTCCGACTAGTCCTGTAGGCGGGAAGCTTACCACCGAAAAGAAACTACAGATGGTGCCTAACGAGGGGGCTGCACTTGCCGCAGCCGTTTTCCTGGGGGGCATGCCTATCTATCTGCTCCAGGCTCGATCTGCTTCCACGGAAGTACTGTATATTTTCCTTCTTTCCGCTCTTATGGCTTGGTATGCCTTTGTGCCTGCCAACAAGGTGACCTGGAAACACTTCCTCCTGACCGTGCCTCTGCTTGGATTCTTTGCCCAGACACGTCAGGAAACGGTTTTCGCCTTTATTCCTTTTGCCTTGTATTACCATAAGTACTTCCTGGAGAAGTTCTACAGACTGCCCGCCTTTGTGGCTGCGGTTGTCTTTGTGAGCTGGCCTTCCGTCAATACTATGGCCGCTTACCGAGGCTATGATTTCCAGGGGGGCGAACATGCGGCTCATTCCCTGGATAACTTCATATTCAATATGAAGACCAATCTGGAAGTGATGATGAATCTGGACAAGGATCCCGCTTTTGGCGGCATCATGCAGAATCCCTTCTACACCAGTTTCACTGTCATTCTGCTGATAGCCACGGTTTGGCTGCTGATTCGTACCATTGTCTGGCGTAAATACTGGCGAGGCCTTGTTCTGGGACTTGCGTTCTGTATCCAGATTTTCGTCATTCTTTTGAATGTTTCTGGTACTTTCACCATCGATATCAATCAGCGCTACGTGCTTGTGGCCTTGCCTTTGTTTGCCTTGATTATGGCGTTGGGCCTTTATGATGCACTGCAGTTTGCTACCAAGATGAGGGTGGATGCCGCTGGTAATATTGTTGCCGTAGTAGCTTGCTTGCTTTCCTTGGGACTGATGGTTTATCATGGGGATAGCTTCCGCAACAACATGCTTTATTACAGGAATAAGCTCCTTGCCGAAGAAGACTATCTGGACCGAGCTCTGGAAAACTACCCGGAAAATTCCATTTTCATTTATGCTCGTCCCTGGCAGATGCTTGCTTCCGGTCATAGCTCCTACAGTGAACGTACTTTCATTGGCTGGGATCTGGAAACTTTCGCCCAGAAAATGCGTACCTCCGGCGGAAACATTTATGTAGTCCGCGGTCAGGACGGTTATGGCGAACTGAACCGCAAGAGCCGTGTGGTTGGTTTCAAGACCACCGACCAGATGGATGAAATTCTCAAGGATTATAAGCACGAACGTGTCCTTTGGGAACCGCGTCTGTTTGGCTATCCGCTGGCGATGTACAAGATTAATGCCAAACGCGGTGTGTCGGATTATCAACAGAAGTTCTATGTTAGCGATATGGAAAACAACGCCTTTGTTGTGAACAAGAACTTCCCGGAAGGACTGTCCTGTACTTATTCTCTCAATGGGGAATTGCAGGAAGACTTGCACCTGACTCTGGACGTGGATACCTTGAACCTGGATTCCACCAAGATTGTTAAGGGCATGAACAGGACAAATATTGATTGCCTGATGCCGGATAGTGATACCTTGCATGTGATCAAGGACTTCTTCGTGAATGGGGAAGGTGTACTTCTCCTGTCCGAACTTAGGATGTCCGGCTTTACTCAGGATTGGGGTGAACCTCAAGTCAATACCACGGTGGAACATCGTCGCTTGACTTTGAATGGAACGGCCTATCGTTATGGCATCGGTTCTCATGCGAACTCCAGCCTGGTTTACCGCCTGCCTTCTCCGTTCAAGACGTTCCACGGAACCATTGGCCTGGATGACGAAAGCGTCTGCGGTGATGGCGCTAGCTTTATTGTGGCGGGTGATGGTCGTGAACTGTTCCGCAGTAAGCGCATGTATTCCATGGATGTCCAGAATATTGATGTGGACATTAGTGGTGTGAACGTATTGGAATTGCGAATCGACATGGGCGGTGATAAGGACTGCGACCATGGTGATTGGGCTAATATATGGTTGGAAGCCCGCTAA